The Tolypothrix sp. PCC 7712 region AGTCCTTCACGAACAGGGACAAAAAATCCACTAATACCTCCTTGGGGCTCCTCTCAAGAGGAGTATTGCAATAAATGAACTAAATGAACTTTGTCTGTATAGAAATTTTTCTATAGTTTTAGATCGCTGGCACCGTGAAGCCAGTGGTCGGAGGCAGCAGCCCAACAAGTCTTTGCAGCGGCGGAATAAAGGTTATTGTCAATCGCGGCGGTTAGACCACTGAATACGTCACCTTGCAGGTTTCTGAAATTGATAGTATTGGTTACAGACATATTATCAATGCTTTCAACACAAGAACTGGTAAATGAAAATTCGCGACAACTAATGATGCGCGCTGGGTAAATTGTATTTTTTAAGCCAATACAAAATATGCACAGAAAATATTTTTCTGGCATTAATTCAGAGAAATTATGCCTTTCTCAATAGTGCAAATCTCAAATAGAGATAGGCTTGGGAAAAGACTAATCAAAATCTAGATGAGGAACATTTATTGCAAGTTTAAGCGTCACTTATGAATTGCATTTAAAATCGTTTCAATTAGCTTACAGCTTTTTAAACCAATGTTGATCATTGGGATAGCCAATTATTAAATTAATATTAGATTCTCATCATAGAGAAAAGCTTATATATTTCGCTACATTCAGCGAAATATACTTGTTATTACATTCAATATATAGTTTTAATAGATTTAAATCTATGATATTTATTATTTATGCTGATATCTTTTATATGAGAGATAAGTGCGATCGCATTTAAGTAACAGTGGCGTTAAAAAGTCCAAAAGCCTACCTGTAGGGTAGACCTCTTAAATATTGGGAATGGGCAGTTAATTTACAAATTACTGTACTATTTGGTTGCTCGCAAAAGTTTTGATAAATTCTTAGGTAGCACTACCTTGGGTTGAGTCTTTAGCTTAGAATGCGTAGCGCCTGCAAAAATTAAAAATCTACAATTGAACAAATTTATTTACACATCACCATAAATGCGATCAAGCAGTAGGGGCTAGTATTTTTACTCAGCACTATTTTCAAGCAAGATAGTCATCTGATTCACACACAATGAGGACATGAAAATCTCTCTTCTCTAGCCCCTAGCTTCTAGCTCCTTTGTGCAGCTATTCTCCATTGAATGCAAAGAATAGAACATGAGTGTTGAGAGTTAGTTACTCAACGCTAGAAATAAATAATGTAGATAGTGCAGCATAACCAGCAAAGAAAATAATGGCAGTCAGCATATTCTGCTCCTTGTATAACTTTCGTTTTAGGTGATAATTGATGCTACTAATATATGACTAATAGTCAGTACTAACATCTGCTCACAAGACTATTCTTACAGTATCTTTTGGTCAAAAATTGTTCAAATTTGACAGAGGTAGTTATACCTAGAGAATTACTGGCAATACATTAAGTTTTTCTAAGCTTTGTTTACTCTACAACACTGATGTACTGCATACCCAAGCAGTACGATGGCAACTCCCTAACTGCAACTGTACGATAGATATTTTTGTAGTTCTATTGATTGGCAGATGAACATCGGAATAATCGAGCCTTACAGTAGCGGATTTTTGGAAGTTTTACCAGAGGGTGAAAGTAGCGACTATTGGCACATTGCAGCGATACACATCAATGGCAAAGCTTTTTGCCCTAGTCCTAAGCTTTATCGGTCAGAACGGGTGGCTTTAGCCAAAGCTGCACAATTATATGATTGGATAGCGGAGCATGAGCAAGAAATTAGTGAAGGAGATTGCTACTGCTCAACTTTGAAGCTCATGCTGTGGTATCAACCTAAAGCCTCATAGCTATCTAGCATCAAGCAGAGCTATTTAGTAAGTGCGATCGCCTTTATTGTAACGCTACATGAATCAACCTCTGGTGCGATCGCCTAGATTACTTTTGACACGCAACTATCATTAACATTCAATCGTCTAGTAGTCTACCAAAGTCTTTTTGACAGGCGGGAAAAAGGTGAAGGGGAAAAGGGTAAAGGCTTAAACCCTTCCCCTTTGAACCTTTTCCCTTTACCCAATCGACACCTGTCAATATTGGTGTGTTGAACTACTAGAGAGATGCAATCTAGCCGTAACAAGATGTTGCGTGTCTTTGCTGATCATATTCAAGTCATTAAAATTAAACTGATCATAAGGATTAGGGTAGACAAGTGAAAAAAATCTGGCTGCTGGGTTTGACACTAGTGAGCTTTGGCATACCGCTATTATTTAAGTTGCATTCTTCTATATCGGTAGTCCCAACCGTTCCATCCTCACCACCAAAAACCATCCGCTACGAGCAGCGTACCCTACCGCAAAGTATAGTTCATATCCTGTCAATTCCCACTGATAGCCGATTTGTCGTTACCCCTGCAATATCGCCCAAAGTAGCGACTGTCCAACAATTTGCCCAGCAGTATCAAGCAAAGGCAATCTTGAATGCAGGCTTTTTCGATCCAGTTAACCAAAAATCTACATCATATATAGTTATTTCTGGTCGTGAAGTAGCCAACCCCAAAGATAATGAACGGTTGGTGAACAATCCCAACTTAAAACCCTACCTCAGTAAAATTTTCAATCGCGCAGAATTTCGCCGCTATCAATGCGGAGATACAGTCACTTACGATATTGTCTTGCACAATGAATCACCTTTAGCTGGGTGTCAGTTAGTCGATGCTGTAGGTGGTGGGCCAGGACTCTTACCAGAAATTACTTCTGAACCAGAAGGCTTTGTAGATAAAAGCAATGGACGAGATGCAATTGGTACTAATCAACCCAGTTCTAGAAGCGCTGTAGGGATTACTGAGGATGGCAATATTGTGTTAGTTATGGTAGCTCAAAAGCCAAACGTCCGTCTGGCTAAATCTGGGATGACTTTACCAGAATTGGCAGATTTCATGAAAAACTTTGGTGTGAAAAAAGCCATGAACCTAGATGGCGGAAGTTCGTCTTCACTTTATTACAATGGCAAAACTGTTTACGGGAAGCTAAATATTGTGAGAAAGCCTATTCAGCGACCTGTAAAGTCAGTTTTATTGGTTCAGGAGAATTAAGTAAATCGGTGGGAATAAATCAAACTATGTTCAGCAACATAATAAAATTGAACTTCAATCCTTATTTGAGGGCTAATACTAAATCAAATAATGTTTGCGACACATCAATATTCTAGAGGTCAAGGCAGTGCCTTGACCCTACAATCTGTCACATTCTTTTTTCAAATTGCTATAAAGTCCTGAAGCAAAATAAAAAATTTTACTTATAAATAGTGCGAATATTATAATTTAAATTAATATTATAAGCAGATTCTGATATCTTCTATGCTGATTAAGTTATGAATGGTAAATTATTGCTAGACATTTAAGGGTTTGAGCCTAGCTTCTCCTGAAGGATGCTCGCATTCACTCATGTAAGGATGAAAATGCTTTTTCTTGAATACCTAGTTAAGCTTATTAGTATTGAGAAAAACAATATTTCTCTAACTAATTGGCGAGAATAAAAACACTTGTAACTGAAGAGGGCGAACGATGGGACTCGAACCCACGGATGGTGGTACCACAAACCACTGCCTTAACCACTTGGCTACGCTCGCCATTAACTATCTGAGTATAGCACTCTTTTTACTATTTAGTCCAGAAAATTTTTATTTTCGGAACGGACTCAGTTAATTTCCAGTCTGATGACTCACACAAATCATAGCTGAAGACAACATGAAGCCGATTACGATTATTACATATTTAGCTGCTGCCGCACTAGCAGCCTTGGGCATAGCAATGTCTAGCACCAATCCTAACCAGACGCAATATGAAGACTATGCATCAGAGAGGTTGTCACAATATTTAAAAACGGATGTTTGTAAGAAAACACAAGGAATATTGCAAAATTTAATCAATTTCAATTGCGAAAAAACGGTAGATTCATTTAACCCTCAAATGCGGGGAATTATTGCGGGAACTACACAAAGGCAAGATTTTCTGCTTTTTAGCATTTACCGTACAAATTTAAAACTAAATTCGGTTATCCCTTCTTACAGTTTTGAGACAGTGGGAGCGTTTAATAGCTTTTACACCTACTCTGCACAACAGCAATGAGGAGAGTCAAAAGTCGTCGGAGAGACGCGATTCATCGCGTCTGTACAAAAGCCAAAAGAAGCAGCGATTTAGCGGCTTCCGGTTGGGGATATTGTTTTATGTCCGTCCTCAATAGGGAATAAGTAGGTATTAGTTGGGAATACTGCATAATGTAGACCCAGGCAAAGCTCTACTTTGTAATGAAACTCTGTCCTAATATTGGCTGTTTGTATGCTTATAATTCTGACACAGCAAGGTTTTGTATCAAATGTGGTAAACCACTATTGCTTAAAGACCGCTATCACTTGCTGCAATTGATTGGACGTGGTGGTTTTGGCATCACCTTTTTAGCTGTAGACGAACATCTTCCAGAAAAACCCAAGTACGTTATTAAACAATTTTGTTTTCCAGAAAACAGCGGGAAAGGCTTTGATAAGGCTGTGGAATTATTTCGCCAGGAAGCAGTACGCCTGAGTGAGTTGCAGCATCCCCAAATCCCCCAATTGTTGGATTATTTTGAACATGAAAATCAACTTTACTTGGTGGAAGAATGGATTGCAGGACAAACGTTAGCACAGGAATTGCAACAGCAAGGGGTTTTTAGCGAAACCCAAATTTGGGAACTGCTGAAAGACTTGTTACCAGTGTTGCAATTCATTCATGTCCGACAAGTGATCCACCGTGATATTAAGCCAGAAAATATTATGCGTAGAGCATCGCTGGCAGGTAAAGGGAAGGATTTAGTTTTAATTGACTTTGGAGTCGCCAAACAGATTACAGCCACAGCTTTGCTCTATACAGGTACTACGGTAGGAAGCCCAGGTTATATGGCTCCTGAACAAATGCGGGGTAAAGCATTACCAGCTAGCGACCTTTACAGCTTAGGCGTGAGTTGTATTTACTTATTAACGGGAATTTCTCCCTTTGATTTATTTGATGACACAAGCGATCGCTGGATATGGCGCGATTATGCACCTAATAAAGGTAAAATCAATACTCGTCTGGGTAATATTCTCGATAAACTGCTGCAAAATGCCCTTCCCCAACGCTATAAAACTGCTGCTGAAGCGCTGCAAGCGCTAAATTCGGCTATAAAACTTGAGTCTTCCCAACCTGTACTGAAAAAGCCAGCTTCTAGCTTAAATTCTGAGGTAGGAGTTGATTACAGTCAATTAAGCGACTTATTAGCAGCAAAACAATGGCAATCTGCCGATAAACTAACTTGGGCGTTGATGTGTGAAGCACTCAACAAGCCGAGTGGTAGTTATCTGTTTACTAGTGATATTGAGAATTTGCCTTGTGAAGATTTACAAATAATTGACGAATTGTGGGTGAAGTACAGCCAAGGGCTTTTTGGGTTCAGCGTTCAGAAGCAAATTTACGAAAGCGTTGATGGTGACTATGGTCAGTTTTGCGCTGCTATTGGCTGGAATCTACCCCGCGCTACTTCTCCGATTCAGCAATTAACGTTTCGCTTGTCAGCACCACCAGGACATCTCCCCTCTCACATTTGGGCTGGCGGTACTCAAGTAGGGCGACAGATTAGTGCTTTAGTTGAAAAATTGGCACAATGTTACTGTTACTTCGTTCATTTTAACTCTGTAAAAGGGAATTAAGACTTACGCAACTTGTAATCTTGGCAATTCAAATGATTTTTGACTCTTGACTATTTATTAAGATAGTTAAGATAACTACTCAAATTTTTACCTTTGCCCATGCCATCTGCGTATCTGTTGGTATCTCACGGAAGTCGTGATCCGCGTCCAGAAATTGCTATGCAGCAGTTGGCGGGGTTGATGCGTGACAAGCTACGAAGCAGCTACAACCAAGAACCTCTGTTAGATATAGGTTACTTAGAACTCAGCCTGGAACCTTTGCATGAGCAGATTAAAAAATTTGGTGAAAAGGCTTTGGTGGCTGGTTGCGATCGCATCAATATATTACCTATATTTCTGTTGCCGGGAGTTCATGTCATGAAAGATATTCCCGATGAAATTGCTTTGGCTCAACAGGCTTTGGGTCAACATATCAAGATTGAGCTAAAACCATATTTAGGTAGTAACCCCAACTTACAAACTTTACTCGCTAAACAAATAGCTGAAAAAAAGACAGCTGCATGGATTTTATTAGCGCATGGAAGTCGCCGTCCTAATTCTTTAGAGCCTGTGGAAGCAATGGCGCAAAATTTGGCAGCAATTACAGCTTATTGGGCTGTAGCTCCTAGTTTAGAATCGCGGGTGAAAGATTTGATTGCTGTGAGCAAGTGGGAGATTGCGATTTTGCCATATTTTTTATTCGCTGGTGGCATAACTGATGCGATCGCGCAATCAATAGAAACGCTAAAATTACAGTTTCCTCTGGTAAATTTTCACTTGGCCCAACCCCTAGGAGCCAGTACAGAATTAGCCGAGCTAATTGGGGATTTAATAGATAGATGAACCGCACAGCAATACAACAGGAGAGCAAGTTTTTGGGCAAGGTTTATTTAGTAGGTGCGGGGCCAGGAGATCCTGGACTGATGACACTCAAAGGCAAGGGTTTACTAGAATGTGCCGATGTTGTCATCTATGATGCTTTGGTAAGTCCAGCAATTTTGGAGATGATTAACCCCCAAGCAGAAAAAATTAATGCAGGTAAGCGGATGGGGAGACATTCTTTGTTGCAAGAAGTTACCACCCAACTGCTAATTGAAAAAGCACAAGATAATGCGATTGTGGTGCGGCTGAAAGGGGGCGATCCGTTTATTTTCGGTCGTGGCGGCGAAGAAATGGCGGAATTGGTAGGCGCTGGGATTGATGTGGAAGTTGTGCCAGGAATTACATCGGGTATTGCGGCTCCAGCCTATGCAGGTATTCCGTTAACGCATCGCTTGTATAGTTCTTCAGTAACCTTTGTTACTGGACATGAGTCAGCAGGTAAGTATCGACCCGCAGTCAATTGGAGTGCGATCGCTCACGGTTCGGAAACTATAGTAATTTATATGGGGATTCACAATCTGCCCTATATTATTGAACAGTTGACTGGGGCTGGTTTGAGTTTAGATATACCAATCGCCTTAGTGCGTTGGGGTACGCGACCAGAGCAGGAAGAATTAATTGGTACAATTGCCACAATAATTGAGCAAGTCGAAAAAACTGGATTTGAAGCACCTGCGATCGCAGTTATTGGCTCTGTGGTGAATTTGCACGATATTCTCTCCGGTTGTCGTCCACTTTGATAGTTGGTAGGGTAGAATCTTGCTGACAATTTAGCGTTGATTTGTCACTTATTAAAGAAGCCAGAAGAATTGGGGGATTCTCCCCCAAACCCCCGATTGGGTGACGGTTGCGTCCCCCAAACCCCCTCCAAAATTATTGTTCTGTTTTTTTGTTTAGTAACTAGTACAAGTCGGCGTAAATAGCGCAAAGTTGGCGGTGTCGGTTTCCGTCCCGCCAAACTTTGTAAGAGAAACAGACCATCTGTAATTGCTAAAAGGCTTGTGGTATAAGTATTCTTTCTTTTGACTTTTGACTTTTGACTTTTGACTTTTGACTTTTGACTTTTGACTTTTGCCTTTTGCCTTTTGCCTTGTTGTACTAGTTTTTTAGTTTTGTTATCAATATAATTTTCTTAACTGAACTGTATTTACTTAGAATGACTCCTGCTCTGGATTCAACACAACAATGATTTGCGATATATGTATTCCTAAAGGTTTCCAGTGAGGGTTGCTAGCAGAAAGAGTTTGATCGCCTAATACTGCTTGGTAATCGTTTGGGTATTTCTCGTAAGCATTGGAAGCAGTATCTACGCGGAAGAAAATTTTGCCTTGATAGCGAGATAATCGGCTAGTTTCTAAGAAAATCGCGCCACCATAATCCCAACCTAACCCGGAGAGTTTGAAGTCGCCTAGTTTTTTGCGTAACTCACTTAAAGGAGTACCAGTACCTAAACCTTCGGGTGTTTTCCAAGCAGAACCGAGATCGCGTACATCTAGGGGTTTGGTACGAATTTTATCACTCCACACTACCAGAAATGAGCGCTCTTTACCGAGGTTTACTTGAGTAGCAGCAAAACTACCAATCCCTTCCGGGCCAGATATAGTTTTATCAATTAAACGTGATGCACCATACAATTTGACTAAATCTTGTTTGGTGGTTTTACGCGTTACAAAACCCACCCTTTCCCCAGGAATAATTAAATTGTCTGCGGCTTTTTTGGCTTGAGCAACGGTAACTGACTGATGGCTTGTCTGGGGTACTGCAAATACTGGGTTGAGTGAATAGCTGAGTACTAAAGCTAAAGTCGTTGTAGCGATACGTGTGATGGAGGATTTCATAGATTCTACGCTGGAAGCTGAGAAATAAACAGACGCGATCGCTCGCGCCTGTGCTGAAGTTAGGAGTGTTCAATGAACATAGTTTCGCTTCATTGCTTTTTTGTTCTACAAGTTCTCAGCTGTTAATTCCAGATTTGTCATTGGTCATTTGTCATTTGTCATTTGTCATTTGTCATTTGTCATTTGTCATTTGTCATTTGTCATTTGTCATTTGTCATTTGTCATTTGTCATTTGTCATTTGTCATTTGGTAATTGGTAATTGGTAATTGGTATTCTCCCCCAGTCCCCAGTCCCCAGTCCCCAATCCCTAATCCCCAGTCCCCAATCCCTAATCCCCAATCCCCAATCCCCATTACCCCTTATCCCCAGAGGGGGCCCCGAGTTCCCCAGTCCCCAGTCCCCATCACCCTAGTCGCGTTAAAAATCGCCAGCAGTGCGACACCAACATCGGCGAAAACGGCTTCCCACATTGTTGCTATTCCAAAAATACCTAAGCCAATAAATATGCTTTTGATTCCTAGGGCGAAAATGATATTTTGCCAGACGATGCTGCGGGTTTTTCGGGAAATTTGAATCGCTTCGGCGACTTTTGCGGGACTATCCGTCATAATCACAATATCAGCAGTTTCTATCGCCGCATCTGAGCCTAAGCCACCCATTGCAATACCAACATCGGCTCTCGCAATTACTGGCGCGTCATTGATGCCATCACCAACAAAGGCGACTGTATGATGTTTGGGGGTGGTGCTAAGTAACTTTTCAAGGGCGCTGACTTTTTCTTCTGGTAATAACTCGGCTTCGTAGGAATCTATACCCAGTTGTTGAGCAATTTGGGAAGCGATCGCTTGATTATCTCCTGTCAACATCACGGTTTTGCGGACACCGATGCGTTTGAGTGCTTGAATAGCTTCTTTTGCGTCGGATTTCAATTCGTCTGCGATCGCAATATACCCTGCATATATATGATTAACCGCTAGATGAATGACTGTGCCTTCAGTATTGCAAACATCATGAGCAATATTCTCGCGATGTAAGAGGCGATCGCTTCCTGCTAGCACTAACTGATTCTCTACTTTGGCGCTAATTCCATAACCAGCGATTTCTTGATAATCTTCCACACTCGATGCATCGATTTTTCCCTGATACGCCTCCCGAATCGATTGGGCGATGGGATGGTTGGAATGTGATTCTATTTTGGCAGCTAATTCTAGCAATTCTTGCTGATTTCTACCGTTTTGGGTAATAATATCTACTACTTTAAATACTCCTTGAGTTAACGTCCCAGTTTTATCAAATACAACTGTATCAACTGTTGTCAAAGTATCTAAAAAAGTCGAGCCTTTCACCAAAATTCCACGTTTAGCAGCGCCACCTATACCCCCAAAGTAGCCTAGAGGAATACTAATCACTAATCCACAAGGGCAGGAAATTACTAATAAGATTAAACCGCGATAAACCCATTCAGCAGAT contains the following coding sequences:
- the cobA gene encoding uroporphyrinogen-III C-methyltransferase, encoding MNRTAIQQESKFLGKVYLVGAGPGDPGLMTLKGKGLLECADVVIYDALVSPAILEMINPQAEKINAGKRMGRHSLLQEVTTQLLIEKAQDNAIVVRLKGGDPFIFGRGGEEMAELVGAGIDVEVVPGITSGIAAPAYAGIPLTHRLYSSSVTFVTGHESAGKYRPAVNWSAIAHGSETIVIYMGIHNLPYIIEQLTGAGLSLDIPIALVRWGTRPEQEELIGTIATIIEQVEKTGFEAPAIAVIGSVVNLHDILSGCRPL
- a CDS encoding serine/threonine-protein kinase, whose translation is MKLCPNIGCLYAYNSDTARFCIKCGKPLLLKDRYHLLQLIGRGGFGITFLAVDEHLPEKPKYVIKQFCFPENSGKGFDKAVELFRQEAVRLSELQHPQIPQLLDYFEHENQLYLVEEWIAGQTLAQELQQQGVFSETQIWELLKDLLPVLQFIHVRQVIHRDIKPENIMRRASLAGKGKDLVLIDFGVAKQITATALLYTGTTVGSPGYMAPEQMRGKALPASDLYSLGVSCIYLLTGISPFDLFDDTSDRWIWRDYAPNKGKINTRLGNILDKLLQNALPQRYKTAAEALQALNSAIKLESSQPVLKKPASSLNSEVGVDYSQLSDLLAAKQWQSADKLTWALMCEALNKPSGSYLFTSDIENLPCEDLQIIDELWVKYSQGLFGFSVQKQIYESVDGDYGQFCAAIGWNLPRATSPIQQLTFRLSAPPGHLPSHIWAGGTQVGRQISALVEKLAQCYCYFVHFNSVKGN
- a CDS encoding heavy metal translocating P-type ATPase, producing the protein MKREIHSESDHCCNCGHDTHENHHHNHTHEHDENHNHDHHHDHGGEFNLKNEIFPLVLILGLYIPGVIFEGQLHNTFYSIGEYLLFIPAYLLSGWSVLKTAGRNIIRGRVFDETFLMTVATLGAIAIHKLPEAVGVMLFYKIGELFQDIAVNRSRNSIKALLEIRPDYANVQIGGELQKVSPETVNIGEIIVVKPGEKIPLDGEIIDGNSQVDTSALTGESVPRTVRIGETVLAGMLNKMGVLTIKVTKLFDESSIAKILNLVQNARSKKAATEKFITKFARYYTPVVVFTSLAVALLPPLFLNGATSAEWVYRGLILLVISCPCGLVISIPLGYFGGIGGAAKRGILVKGSTFLDTLTTVDTVVFDKTGTLTQGVFKVVDIITQNGRNQQELLELAAKIESHSNHPIAQSIREAYQGKIDASSVEDYQEIAGYGISAKVENQLVLAGSDRLLHRENIAHDVCNTEGTVIHLAVNHIYAGYIAIADELKSDAKEAIQALKRIGVRKTVMLTGDNQAIASQIAQQLGIDSYEAELLPEEKVSALEKLLSTTPKHHTVAFVGDGINDAPVIARADVGIAMGGLGSDAAIETADIVIMTDSPAKVAEAIQISRKTRSIVWQNIIFALGIKSIFIGLGIFGIATMWEAVFADVGVALLAIFNATRVMGTGDWGTRGPLWG
- a CDS encoding DUF4359 domain-containing protein, with the protein product MKPITIITYLAAAALAALGIAMSSTNPNQTQYEDYASERLSQYLKTDVCKKTQGILQNLINFNCEKTVDSFNPQMRGIIAGTTQRQDFLLFSIYRTNLKLNSVIPSYSFETVGAFNSFYTYSAQQQ
- a CDS encoding sirohydrochlorin chelatase — encoded protein: MPSAYLLVSHGSRDPRPEIAMQQLAGLMRDKLRSSYNQEPLLDIGYLELSLEPLHEQIKKFGEKALVAGCDRINILPIFLLPGVHVMKDIPDEIALAQQALGQHIKIELKPYLGSNPNLQTLLAKQIAEKKTAAWILLAHGSRRPNSLEPVEAMAQNLAAITAYWAVAPSLESRVKDLIAVSKWEIAILPYFLFAGGITDAIAQSIETLKLQFPLVNFHLAQPLGASTELAELIGDLIDR
- a CDS encoding phosphodiester glycosidase family protein; translated protein: MKKIWLLGLTLVSFGIPLLFKLHSSISVVPTVPSSPPKTIRYEQRTLPQSIVHILSIPTDSRFVVTPAISPKVATVQQFAQQYQAKAILNAGFFDPVNQKSTSYIVISGREVANPKDNERLVNNPNLKPYLSKIFNRAEFRRYQCGDTVTYDIVLHNESPLAGCQLVDAVGGGPGLLPEITSEPEGFVDKSNGRDAIGTNQPSSRSAVGITEDGNIVLVMVAQKPNVRLAKSGMTLPELADFMKNFGVKKAMNLDGGSSSSLYYNGKTVYGKLNIVRKPIQRPVKSVLLVQEN